CTGCGGGGCGGGTGCCGGGGCCGGCGGGGTGCTGACGGGGGCGGCGGGCCCGGCACCGTCCGTTCGGGGGCCGGCCGGCGGCGGGCCGCCTGCGGCGTCGGCGGCGTCGGGCCGGGCGGTCCGTGCGCCGCCGAAGCGGGCGCCCGTGGCGCGGGGTGCGGTGTCGGCCGGCGGGGTGTCGGCCGGGGGCGCCGGCGGAGGCGGTGCGGCGGGCTCCTCCTCGTACACGCCGCCGAAGCGCGCCCCGGTCGGGCGCTTGCGCCGGGGTGTGGGTGCGGGTGCCGGTGCGGGTGCGGCGGCCTGCGCCGGTGCGGGCGTCTCGTTCTGGCGCCGGAGCCGGTCCTCGACGGCGAGCAGGTGCTCGCTGAGCTCCAGGCAGCGGGCGCCGAGGCTCTCGCGCAGCTGCCGGGCGTGGTCGAGCTGGCGCAGCAGTTCGGGGTCGGGCTGCTGCTGCGGCTGGGCGTAGCCGTGGTCGCGGTCCGGCAGGCCGACGGCGCGGACGGCTTCGCCGAGCCGGCGTTCGCGCTGGGTGGCGTACTGACGGGCGCGCAGCAGTTCGTCGAGTTCGGCCCGCAGCGCCCGGGCGTCCTGCGCCACCGATGGGCGGGTCCTGCTCTCCTGGTCCACCGTCATCGCCCGCCCGACCTCTCCATCGTGCCCCGACCCTGGTTGCGGGCCATCCTGGCGGGGCGATACGGCGGGCGTGTTACGGCAGTGAGTCCGCTTGTTTTCGGTCCGGCGAGGAAGGCCCGTCCGGTGTACGAACAGGGTCGGCGGGCGGGGGCGTCCGGGGCCGGGAGCCCGCGGCGGGTCCGTCCAGGAGACGGTCGGCCAGCGCGCCCGCCGCGACGGCGGTCAGCAGGAAGGCGGTGGCGGCGCGCAGCAGGCCGGCCTCGTAGTACGCGTCGGGCACCCAGCGGGCCGCGGGGTAGGCCGCGGCGAGGCCGGCCGCTCCGGCGAGGGCGAGCCGGCCGGCCGCGCCCGCCCGCAGGACGGGCAGCAGCGCGGGCGGCGCGGCCGCGAGCAGGACCAGCACCCCGCCGCCGACCGCCACCGCCGGGGTGCCGAACGCCGTCCCGTACCGTACGGCCAGCGCGGGCACCAGGAAGAGCAGCAGGCTCCGGCGCAGCACCGTCGCGATCACCGGGACCGTGCGGCCGGCCGGCGGCCCGGCGGCGGGAAGGGCGGCCCGGGCCCGTTGTACGGCGGCGAGTACGGCCACCGCCCCGGCCGCGGTGGGGAGTTCGGCGCCGATCCGGCTCAGGTTGTAGAGCAGCACGGTGTCGTAGAGGGCGAGCACCAGGCGGCCGACCGCCCACAGGCCGACGGCGAACAGCAGCAGTCCGGCCGTGCCGGCCGGGGGCGTCCGGGCGTCGTCGCGGGCCGCCAGCCGGCGGATCAGCAGCGGCGTCAGTACGGCGGAGAGCACCCGCAGGAGGATGTCGTCGACGGTGTACGGGTTGTGCAGCTGCCACTCGACGGCGCAGAAGGCCACCGTGTACGAGGCGGCGGCGAGCGGGAGCAGCGGCGAGCGGGCCGCCCGCCGGTACAGCCCGGCGTCGAGTGTCCGGAGCACGGTGGCGAACGCCAGCAGGACGAAGGGGAGTTCGAGGAGGGCCGGGATCCGCAGCACCGACGGCGCGAGCAGCCGCGGCGCCGGCCAGTGGTCGGCGAGCCACCGTACCGGCGCGTTCCCGTCGGCGAGCGAGAACCATCCGGGGGGCAGGTGGCGGGCGATGAAGGAGGTGTCCCCGCCGTGCTCGCGCAGCACGTACACGGTGACCAGCACCTGGTTCAGGACGAGCAGGGCGATCACCACGGCCAGGGCCGCGCCCGGGCCGGGGGCTCCGCGGCGCGGCGTGGCCGGCGGGCCGGGCGGGCCGCAGGGGCCCGCGTCGGCGCGCAGGACCTCGGGCGCGAGGAGCAGCCCGGCCAGGACCGAGGCCACCACGGTGGCGTCGATCAGCAGCGGGACGGCAGCGGTCACCGGGCGCTCAGGAGGAGAGCCGCGCGCGGGCCGCCATCAGGGCGAAGCCGAGCAGGTTCAGCCCCCGCCAGCGGGCCGGCCTGGTCACGTCCTCGTGGTCGGCGGCCAGCCCGACGCCCCAGATCCGGTCCACCGGGCTGGCTTCCACCAGGACTCGCTGCGAGGTGCCCAGCAGGTACGACAGCAGGGCCCCGTCCTGCCCGAACTTGGCGACGCTGCCCTCCACCACCAGGGCGAACCGCTCCGCCGTCCAGCGCTCCTCGTCGAAGCCCGCCACCTGTCGCCCGAGCGCCTTGGCCTCGGCGGGCGTGCGGGCCTCGAGGATGCGCGGCACGATCTGCTCGTCGCCGAACATCCGCGCCTTGCCCGCCATCATCCAGTGCTCGGCCGTCGGGTAGCTCACCCCGTCCACGACGAACGGCGACGGCCACCACTGGCTCAGCGCCCCCGGGCCGGTTCCCCCGCCGGGCTGCGGCCGGTGCCCCCAGAAGAGCAGGTACTTGGGTCGGACCCCGGCCGCCACCAGGTCGGTGAGCTCCTCGCGGCTGCGGGTTTCGGCGGGGGTGGTGGGGCGGTTGTTCGTCATGGGGGCATCCTCGCACCGCCGGCCGCGGCGGGGCGCGCGCTTTTCCGAGCGGCGCGGGCGGTCACCGCGCGCCGCGGTCCGGTCCGGGCGAGCCCCCCGCCAAGGGCGGATCGTGTCCGACCCACTACCCTGGGTGATGTCCCACTGCGGCGAGCACCTTGGAGTCGACCGGTGATCGTGACGGAATGGCAGGGCCACCACGGACTCACGGCCGCGGAGCACCAGGCCGAGTTCGACCGGCTGACCGCGCGAGGCTTGCGGCCGCTCCGGGTCTGCGGCTACGAGCTGGCCGGCATCCCGCGGTTCGCGAGCATCTGGGCCGTGCAGGGCGGCAGCGCCTGGCAGGCCCGCCACGGCATCCCGGCCGGCGACTACCAGGCCGCGGTCGAGGCGCTGGGCCGCGACGGGTACCGGCCGGTCGACCTGTCGGTGTTCGGGTCCGGGGGCGGCGCGCGGTTCAGCGCCGTCTGGGAGCGGGAGGAGGGCCTGGAGTGGATCGCCCGCCACGACCTGACCCGGGCCGGCTACCAGGCCCTGTTCGACGACCTGTCGGCCCGGGGGTTCCGGCTGCGCTGCCTCGCCCCCTACCAGGACGGCGAGCGCTACGCCTGCGTCTGGGACCGCTACGCGGGCCCGGCCTGGGAGGCCCGGCACGGCCTGAGCGCCGAGGAGTACCAGCGGGTCTTCGACGCCCAGCAGGAGCGCGGCTTGCGGCTGGTGCGGGTGGTCGGCTACCCGGACGCCGGCCAGGACCGCTACGCGGGGATCTGGGAGCACTCGCCCGGCCACCCGGGGAAGGCCGAGCACGGCGTCCCGCACGACGACTACCAGGCGCACTTCGACGCCGGTGTGGCGGCCGGCCTGCGGCTGGTCGACCTGAGCGGCTACCGCAGCGGCATCACCGCGGGCTGCACCATGATCTGGGAGCGGACGCCGGAGGCCGACTTCGGCGCGGACCCCGCCGCGGCCCTGGTGGTGCCGTTCATGCAGAAGTGGGCGGTGCCCGGCCTCTCCTTCGCCCTCGGCCTGAACGGCTCGATCAGGGCGGCCCGCGCCTACGGGTACGCGAACCGGATCACCCGCGAGACGGCCACCCCGGACCATCGGTTCAGGGTCGCCAGCGTCAGTAAGCCGATCACCTCCACCGCCGTCCACCTGCTCGTGGAACAGGGCCGGCTGGCCCTGACCGATCCGGTGTTCGGGGCAGGAGCGCTGCTTGGCACCGGCTACGGAACCTTGCCCTACGGCCCCCGGCTGCTGGCGCTGCGGCTGCGTCATCTGCTGGAGCACTCGTCGGGCGGCTGGACCAACGACGACCACGACCCGATGTTCCAGCAGCCCGCACTCGACCAGGCGCGCTGATCTCCTGGACGCTCGACACCCGGCCGCTGGACGCCGATCCCGGCACCGCCTACGGCTACTCGAACTTCGGCTACTGCCTGCTCGGCCGGATCGTCGAGCGGGTCACCGGGATGCCGTACGGGCAGTTCGTCCACCGCTTCGTGCTGGACCCCAGCGGCGCCCTGCGGGCCACCCCGGCCGGTGCCACCGCGCCCGACCGCCAGGACGGGGAGGCGGTGTACACCGGCCTGGACCTTGCCGCGCCGTACGGGATCCGGGTCGACCGGATGGACTCCCACGGGGGTTGGGTCGCGACACCGGCCGACCTGCTCCGCTTCCTGTTCTCGGTCGACGGCCTGTCGGCGCCGCCGGACCTGCTGCAGCCGGCCACCCGGACGGCGATGACCACCGCGTCCGCCGTCCGGCCGGCCTCACCCGGGACGCCGGGCTACGCCCGGGGCTGGTCGGTCGACAGCGCCGGGACGATCTGGCACGACGGCACGCTGCCGGGCACCCAGGCGATCCTGGTCCGACCCGCGGACGGCCGCGCCTGGAGCGCGGTCTGCAACGCGGGGCGGCCGGGCACCGCGCTGGCCGAGGACTTCGACGCCCTGATGTGGCAGGTGCAGCAGGTGGTGTGACCCGCTGGCGCGACGTCCCGTGGAAGGCGTGACCGACCCCGAGGGCGACGAGTTCTGCGTCCTCGGCCCGGCCTGACGCGCGGCTTCCCCGTCGGCTCCGCCGCGCCCGCGCCACCGGGCGTGTCGATGACGGCGTCCCGGTCGGAGCCGTCCACCGCCAGGGCA
The sequence above is a segment of the Kitasatospora sp. NBC_00240 genome. Coding sequences within it:
- a CDS encoding NADAR family protein codes for the protein MTNNRPTTPAETRSREELTDLVAAGVRPKYLLFWGHRPQPGGGTGPGALSQWWPSPFVVDGVSYPTAEHWMMAGKARMFGDEQIVPRILEARTPAEAKALGRQVAGFDEERWTAERFALVVEGSVAKFGQDGALLSYLLGTSQRVLVEASPVDRIWGVGLAADHEDVTRPARWRGLNLLGFALMAARARLSS
- a CDS encoding serine hydrolase; the encoded protein is MIVTEWQGHHGLTAAEHQAEFDRLTARGLRPLRVCGYELAGIPRFASIWAVQGGSAWQARHGIPAGDYQAAVEALGRDGYRPVDLSVFGSGGGARFSAVWEREEGLEWIARHDLTRAGYQALFDDLSARGFRLRCLAPYQDGERYACVWDRYAGPAWEARHGLSAEEYQRVFDAQQERGLRLVRVVGYPDAGQDRYAGIWEHSPGHPGKAEHGVPHDDYQAHFDAGVAAGLRLVDLSGYRSGITAGCTMIWERTPEADFGADPAAALVVPFMQKWAVPGLSFALGLNGSIRAARAYGYANRITRETATPDHRFRVASVSKPITSTAVHLLVEQGRLALTDPVFGAGALLGTGYGTLPYGPRLLALRLRHLLEHSSGGWTNDDHDPMFQQPALDQAR
- a CDS encoding serine hydrolase domain-containing protein, whose amino-acid sequence is MSWTLDTRPLDADPGTAYGYSNFGYCLLGRIVERVTGMPYGQFVHRFVLDPSGALRATPAGATAPDRQDGEAVYTGLDLAAPYGIRVDRMDSHGGWVATPADLLRFLFSVDGLSAPPDLLQPATRTAMTTASAVRPASPGTPGYARGWSVDSAGTIWHDGTLPGTQAILVRPADGRAWSAVCNAGRPGTALAEDFDALMWQVQQVV